A stretch of the Amycolatopsis sp. BJA-103 genome encodes the following:
- a CDS encoding thiamine-phosphate kinase — protein sequence MSPNDGTVAGTGEFRLIEAVTSGRKQPESTLLGPGDDAAVVATPDGRTVVSTDVLVQGVHFRLDWSSAEQVGRKAVAVNLTDIAAMGARPTSVLMGFACPPDTETSLVVELTKGMWAEADRAGVGIVGGDMVSAGQIVISVTALGDLGGREPVTRSGARPGDVVAVCGRLGWAAAGLAVLGRGFRSPVSVVNAQRCPEPDYEAGVRAADGGATSMIDVSDGLLSDLGHIATASGVGIDVRTADLDVSSRLTEVGTALGADPLKWVLTGGEDHAFAATFPAFADLPEGWTEIGVVTMPDSGVTVDGKQYGHKSGWEHWR from the coding sequence GTGTCACCGAATGACGGCACGGTCGCCGGTACCGGTGAATTCCGGTTGATCGAGGCGGTGACGTCCGGCCGGAAACAGCCGGAGTCGACGCTGCTCGGACCGGGGGACGACGCGGCCGTCGTGGCCACCCCGGACGGCCGGACGGTGGTCTCCACCGACGTTCTGGTGCAGGGCGTGCACTTCCGCCTCGACTGGTCCAGCGCTGAACAGGTGGGGCGCAAGGCGGTCGCGGTGAACCTCACCGACATCGCCGCCATGGGCGCCCGCCCGACGTCCGTCCTCATGGGATTCGCCTGCCCGCCGGACACCGAGACGTCACTCGTCGTCGAGCTCACCAAGGGCATGTGGGCCGAAGCCGACCGCGCCGGCGTCGGGATCGTCGGCGGCGACATGGTGAGCGCGGGCCAGATCGTGATCAGTGTCACCGCGCTGGGCGACCTCGGTGGCCGGGAACCGGTGACGCGGTCCGGCGCCCGCCCCGGCGACGTCGTCGCGGTGTGCGGACGCCTCGGCTGGGCGGCCGCCGGGCTCGCCGTGCTCGGTCGGGGTTTCCGCTCACCGGTCAGCGTGGTCAACGCGCAGCGCTGCCCCGAACCGGACTACGAAGCGGGCGTCCGCGCGGCCGACGGCGGCGCGACGTCGATGATCGACGTGTCCGACGGGCTGCTGTCCGACCTCGGCCACATCGCCACCGCCTCCGGCGTGGGGATCGACGTGCGGACGGCGGATCTCGACGTGTCGAGCAGGCTGACCGAAGTCGGCACCGCCCTCGGCGCGGACCCGCTGAAGTGGGTGCTCACCGGCGGCGAGGACCACGCGTTCGCGGCCACTTTCCCCGCGTTCGCCGACCTGCCGGAGGGCTGGACCGAAATCGGCGTCGTGACGATGCCGGATTCGGGGGTGACGGTGGACGGGAAGCAGTACGGGCACAAGAGCGGCTGGGAGCACTGGCGCTAG
- a CDS encoding Lrp/AsnC family transcriptional regulator → MVHAYILIQTEVGKAAAVAAEISTISGVTSSEDVTGPYDVIVKAAAETVDQLGQLVVAKVQNVEGITRTLTCPVVNL, encoded by the coding sequence GTGGTCCACGCATACATCCTCATCCAGACCGAGGTCGGCAAAGCCGCCGCGGTCGCCGCGGAGATCTCCACCATCTCCGGTGTCACCAGTTCGGAGGATGTCACCGGCCCTTACGACGTCATCGTCAAGGCCGCTGCCGAAACCGTCGACCAGCTCGGCCAGCTCGTGGTCGCCAAGGTGCAGAACGTGGAGGGCATCACCCGTACGCTGACCTGCCCGGTCGTGAATCTGTAA
- a CDS encoding DUF3515 domain-containing protein has product MADTDTGAPPKPLLIAAACLAVLLVAGVAVFGLTRGADPVTDQAEAGPLPLVPIPAFQSGSPDCAKLVGALPHELTSAGNTLVRRKLAEPAPEAAVGWGTGDPVVLRCGLGKPPELNQTSQLRTINKVQWLQVQGEGTATWFVVDRPVYTALTVPDTAGTGPLQTISDVIAANLPAVPLRF; this is encoded by the coding sequence GTGGCTGACACGGACACCGGCGCTCCCCCGAAACCACTGCTGATCGCGGCCGCCTGCCTGGCGGTCCTGCTCGTCGCGGGCGTGGCCGTCTTCGGGCTGACGCGCGGCGCGGATCCCGTCACGGATCAGGCCGAAGCCGGGCCGCTCCCGCTCGTCCCGATCCCGGCGTTCCAGTCGGGTTCACCCGACTGTGCGAAGCTCGTCGGCGCCCTCCCGCACGAACTCACGTCGGCCGGGAACACGCTGGTCCGGCGGAAGCTGGCCGAGCCCGCCCCGGAGGCGGCGGTCGGCTGGGGCACCGGCGACCCGGTGGTCCTGCGGTGCGGACTCGGCAAGCCGCCGGAGCTCAACCAGACCTCGCAGCTGCGGACCATCAACAAGGTCCAGTGGCTGCAGGTCCAGGGCGAGGGCACGGCGACCTGGTTCGTGGTCGACCGTCCCGTCTACACGGCACTCACCGTGCCGGACACCGCGGGGACCGGGCCGCTCCAGACCATTTCGGACGTCATCGCCGCCAACCTCCCCGCGGTGCCACTGCGCTTCTGA
- a CDS encoding zinc-binding dehydrogenase — translation MQVIRVSRFGGPEVLEPIQLPTPEPAEGELRIAVTAAGVGWLDALIRRGDGPDVFEVEPPYVPGGAVAGAVEAVGAGVDETWLGKPVISSAKGGYGGGYADKVIALPDSTFPIPAGLDSQHALALLDDGSTALALLEKTPVLAGERILVAPGVGGLGSLLVQLARAAGATVIAAVRGGEKAAIARKLGAEPVDYSGADWTGAVLELTGGERLDVVFDGVGGELGAASLALLGNGGRFSGYGMSSGAETVIGDADRARLTIVDMAQLAGFWPDAPRRVREVLRLAADGSLAPVIGRTYPLAEASAAHSDIEGRRYTGKTLLVVP, via the coding sequence ATGCAGGTGATCAGAGTGTCCCGATTCGGCGGTCCTGAAGTTCTCGAGCCGATCCAACTGCCCACCCCCGAACCCGCGGAGGGTGAACTCCGCATCGCGGTGACGGCGGCCGGAGTCGGCTGGCTCGACGCCCTCATCCGGCGGGGTGACGGTCCCGACGTGTTCGAGGTCGAGCCGCCGTACGTGCCGGGTGGCGCGGTGGCGGGCGCCGTCGAGGCGGTCGGCGCCGGAGTCGACGAGACCTGGCTGGGCAAGCCGGTCATCTCCAGCGCGAAGGGCGGGTACGGCGGGGGATACGCGGACAAGGTCATCGCACTGCCGGACAGCACCTTCCCGATCCCGGCGGGCCTCGACTCCCAGCACGCGCTGGCCCTGCTCGACGACGGCAGTACCGCGCTGGCGCTGCTGGAGAAGACCCCGGTCCTGGCCGGGGAACGGATCCTGGTGGCACCGGGCGTCGGCGGTCTCGGCAGTCTGCTGGTGCAGCTCGCCCGCGCGGCGGGGGCGACGGTCATCGCGGCGGTCCGCGGCGGGGAAAAGGCGGCGATCGCCCGGAAACTGGGTGCCGAGCCGGTCGACTACTCGGGGGCGGACTGGACCGGTGCGGTCCTCGAACTCACCGGCGGCGAGCGGCTCGACGTGGTGTTCGACGGCGTCGGCGGCGAACTGGGCGCGGCTTCGCTCGCCCTGCTCGGGAACGGCGGCCGGTTCTCCGGCTACGGCATGTCCAGTGGCGCGGAGACCGTGATCGGCGACGCCGACCGGGCCCGGCTGACCATTGTGGACATGGCGCAGCTGGCCGGGTTCTGGCCCGACGCGCCGCGCCGGGTGCGGGAGGTGCTGCGGCTGGCCGCGGACGGGAGCCTGGCACCGGTCATCGGCCGCACGTACCCGCTGGCGGAGGCGTCCGCCGCGCATTCCGACATCGAAGGACGGCGGTACACCGGCAAGACCCTGCTGGTCGTTCCCTGA
- the pdxR gene encoding MocR-like pyridoxine biosynthesis transcription factor PdxR: protein MSDTALPVSLDRASLVPLAVQLADALRAAAGDGHLRGGDRLPSTRALAHRLGVSRTVTSAAYEQLHAEGWIAGRHGSGTYVTTTPPADRPSKGPAPGVAAAPLTLVDLTPGVPWADGIEKAAWRRAWRAAADPRPTYREDRAGLPAYRDAVSEHLLRHRGLAAGTVLATGGTTAAVIELAGAVLSRGDRVAIEEPGYQRAVQAFRRAGLEVVSVPVDEEGLRPDAVPADVRAVYCSPAHQYPLGSRMSASRRVDLVELARAEGMLVIEDDYDGELRFDVAPLPLLAALAPDVVAHLGTTSKILTPALGAGWMVAPTQVAAAVLEYREGTGTRPSPAGQRVLAELARHGDLGRHLRKLRRELSERRSLVSATLTSAGIPVLGDDAGAHLVVPCGSAAEEAARIAAAERAGIRLDGLARHFAGTPTVFGNLIGYAGCSREALHSALKPLLAVLA from the coding sequence ATGTCCGACACCGCCCTGCCGGTCAGCCTCGACCGCGCTTCGCTCGTCCCGCTCGCGGTCCAGCTGGCCGACGCGTTGCGCGCCGCCGCGGGCGACGGGCATCTGCGCGGCGGCGACAGGCTGCCCTCGACCAGGGCGCTCGCGCACCGGCTCGGCGTCAGCCGCACGGTGACGTCGGCGGCGTACGAGCAGCTCCACGCGGAGGGCTGGATCGCCGGTCGCCACGGCTCCGGCACCTACGTCACCACGACACCGCCCGCGGACAGGCCGTCGAAAGGCCCCGCGCCGGGCGTGGCCGCCGCACCGCTCACGCTGGTCGACCTCACCCCGGGCGTGCCGTGGGCCGACGGCATCGAGAAGGCCGCCTGGCGCCGTGCGTGGCGGGCCGCCGCCGACCCGCGGCCGACCTATCGCGAGGACAGGGCCGGGCTGCCCGCGTACCGGGACGCGGTGTCCGAACATCTGCTGCGTCACCGCGGCCTCGCCGCCGGAACGGTGCTGGCCACCGGCGGGACGACGGCGGCGGTGATCGAACTCGCCGGCGCGGTGCTCTCGCGCGGCGACCGGGTCGCGATCGAGGAACCGGGCTACCAGCGCGCGGTGCAGGCGTTCCGGCGGGCGGGTCTCGAGGTCGTGTCCGTCCCGGTCGACGAGGAGGGCCTGCGCCCGGACGCCGTCCCGGCCGACGTGCGCGCGGTGTACTGCTCGCCCGCGCACCAGTACCCGCTCGGCAGCCGGATGAGCGCGTCCCGCCGGGTCGACCTGGTCGAACTCGCCCGCGCCGAAGGCATGCTGGTGATCGAGGACGACTACGACGGGGAGCTGCGGTTCGACGTCGCGCCGCTGCCGCTGCTGGCCGCGCTCGCCCCGGACGTCGTCGCGCATCTCGGGACCACGAGCAAGATTCTCACCCCGGCGCTGGGCGCGGGCTGGATGGTCGCGCCGACCCAGGTCGCGGCCGCGGTGCTGGAGTACCGCGAGGGAACCGGGACGCGCCCGTCGCCGGCGGGACAACGGGTGCTCGCCGAACTGGCGCGGCACGGCGATCTGGGGCGGCACCTGCGGAAGCTCCGGCGGGAACTGTCGGAGCGCCGGTCCCTGGTGTCGGCGACGCTGACGTCGGCGGGGATCCCGGTGCTCGGCGACGACGCGGGGGCGCATCTGGTCGTCCCGTGCGGATCGGCGGCCGAGGAAGCGGCGCGGATCGCGGCGGCGGAACGCGCCGGGATCCGGCTCGACGGTCTGGCCCGGCACTTCGCCGGGACGCCGACGGTGTTCGGGAACCTCATCGGGTACGCGGGCTGTTCGCGCGAAGCGCTCCACTCGGCGCTCAAACCACTTCTCGCCGTCCTGGCTTGA
- a CDS encoding pyridoxamine 5'-phosphate oxidase family protein produces the protein MSTPLSPTDRTTLGRKKNRALTDRSALYAVLDEALICHLGVVRDGAPLVIPTGYGRDGNTLYLHGSTGAKSMRDSDGVEVCVTVTLLDGIVYARSVNNHSMNYRSAVILGKAAAVTDADRKMHGLRVLTDHLAPGSWEHARDVNAKEFASVSVLELDLTEASVKMRGEGPDDPEDEVSADLSWAGVLPVRTVFGEPEPSADLVSEWTVPDHVKTRVG, from the coding sequence ATGTCCACCCCGCTCTCTCCCACCGACCGGACCACACTCGGCCGCAAGAAGAACCGCGCGCTCACCGACCGCTCGGCGCTGTACGCGGTGCTCGACGAAGCCCTGATCTGCCATCTCGGCGTCGTGCGCGACGGCGCCCCGCTGGTCATCCCGACCGGCTACGGCCGCGACGGGAACACGCTCTACCTGCACGGATCCACCGGGGCGAAGAGTATGCGCGACTCCGACGGCGTCGAGGTCTGCGTCACGGTGACGCTGCTCGACGGCATCGTCTACGCGCGCTCGGTCAACAACCACTCGATGAACTACCGCAGCGCGGTGATCCTGGGCAAGGCGGCCGCGGTCACCGACGCCGACCGGAAGATGCACGGCCTCCGGGTGCTGACCGACCACCTCGCGCCCGGCTCGTGGGAGCACGCGCGGGACGTCAACGCGAAGGAGTTCGCGTCGGTTTCGGTGCTGGAGCTGGACCTCACCGAGGCTTCGGTGAAGATGCGCGGCGAAGGGCCCGACGACCCCGAGGACGAGGTCTCGGCCGATCTGTCGTGGGCGGGGGTGCTGCCGGTGCGGACCGTTTTCGGGGAACCGGAACCGTCGGCGGACCTGGTTTCGGAGTGGACGGTGCCGGACCACGTGAAGACTCGCGTCGGGTAG
- a CDS encoding sensor histidine kinase has protein sequence MKMLRRWYDAWRRSRLGTRLALGLGVLALIVFAVVGTVMVGIMKGYLNDRLDEQLAKTQISQVPSLRTTHGGKPQQAYGWFSAVFSVQNGDALPQAGGSLPPDTKALAKVAEDATQTEVLRTVYIEDKGTYRVRACPIERDQNIVLVSAAPQADLDRTVSQLVMVEVVAFLLALAVLVIAGRLVLRRGLRPLSDMAGTAHDIASHDLTTNADLPVRARPNGGGAEVEELRTAFNLMLAHLDSSLVARREANERLRRFIADASHELRTPLTSIRGYAELFRYEAANEPAEREAHLSKIREETQRMSVLVDDLLLLARLDAPESEAPLRLVDVDLAELLTDAGEAFTAGRPEHPLTLGPLPEGVVLQADPVRLRQVLDNLLANAAVHTPPGTAVTLSGAASGAEVVLRVSDAGPGIPPEARERIFDRFFRVDTARTRGNGGTGLGLSVVRSLVSAHGGTIEVESVPGATTFTVRLPRRLS, from the coding sequence ATGAAAATGCTGCGCCGGTGGTACGACGCCTGGCGCCGATCGAGGCTCGGGACCCGGCTGGCACTCGGGCTCGGTGTCCTGGCGCTGATCGTGTTCGCCGTCGTCGGCACCGTGATGGTCGGCATCATGAAGGGCTACCTGAACGACCGGCTCGACGAACAGCTCGCCAAGACCCAGATCAGCCAGGTGCCCTCGTTGCGCACCACGCACGGCGGGAAACCGCAGCAGGCCTACGGCTGGTTCTCGGCGGTCTTCTCGGTACAGAACGGCGACGCGCTGCCGCAGGCGGGTGGTTCTCTCCCGCCGGACACGAAGGCTCTCGCGAAGGTCGCGGAGGACGCGACGCAGACCGAAGTGCTGCGCACGGTCTACATCGAGGACAAGGGCACCTACCGGGTCCGGGCCTGCCCGATCGAGCGCGACCAGAACATCGTGCTGGTCAGCGCCGCGCCGCAGGCGGACCTGGACCGGACGGTGAGCCAGCTGGTGATGGTCGAGGTCGTCGCGTTCCTGCTGGCGCTGGCGGTGCTGGTGATCGCGGGACGGCTGGTGCTGCGGCGCGGGCTGCGGCCGCTGAGCGACATGGCCGGGACGGCGCACGACATCGCGTCGCACGATCTGACCACGAACGCCGATCTCCCGGTGCGCGCGCGGCCGAACGGCGGCGGCGCCGAGGTCGAGGAACTGCGGACGGCGTTCAACCTGATGCTGGCGCACCTCGATTCCTCACTGGTCGCGCGCCGGGAGGCGAACGAACGGCTGCGGCGGTTCATCGCCGACGCCTCCCACGAACTGCGCACGCCGCTGACGTCGATCCGTGGCTACGCCGAGCTTTTCCGCTACGAGGCGGCGAACGAACCCGCCGAACGCGAGGCGCATCTGTCGAAGATCCGGGAAGAGACCCAGCGGATGAGCGTGCTCGTCGACGACCTCCTGCTCCTCGCGCGCCTTGACGCGCCGGAGAGCGAAGCGCCGCTACGGCTGGTCGATGTCGACCTCGCCGAACTGCTCACCGACGCGGGCGAGGCCTTCACCGCCGGGCGCCCGGAGCATCCGCTGACCCTCGGCCCGCTTCCGGAAGGTGTTGTCCTGCAAGCGGATCCGGTCCGGCTGCGGCAGGTGCTGGACAATCTTCTGGCCAACGCGGCGGTGCACACGCCACCCGGGACGGCGGTCACGCTGTCGGGCGCCGCCTCGGGCGCGGAGGTCGTCCTGCGGGTGAGCGACGCCGGGCCGGGGATCCCCCCGGAAGCGCGGGAACGCATCTTCGACCGGTTCTTCCGGGTCGACACCGCCCGCACGCGCGGCAACGGCGGGACCGGGCTCGGGCTTTCGGTGGTGCGCTCGCTGGTTTCCGCGCACGGCGGGACGATCGAGGTCGAGAGCGTGCCGGGGGCGACGACGTTCACCGTGCGGCTGCCCAGGCGGCTCTCGTAG
- a CDS encoding response regulator transcription factor, with the protein MNTENPVRLLVVDDEPHIADLVATVARYEGWQAVTAGSGEAALAKAAEFVPDIVVLDLMLPGIDGFTVLDKLREAGTAVPVVFLTAKDATADRVAGLTRGGDDYLVKPFSVEELMARLRAVLRRSTSQSRAAAVLRVGDLTLNEDTREVARDGKPAELTPTEYELLRYLMRRSPSVLTKAQILDHVWEYDFGGRSNVVELVISHLRRKLDDGGEPLIHTVRGVGYVVRQAAR; encoded by the coding sequence GTGAACACCGAAAACCCCGTCCGCCTGCTCGTGGTGGACGACGAGCCGCATATCGCCGACCTGGTGGCCACCGTCGCCCGGTACGAGGGCTGGCAGGCCGTCACCGCCGGATCGGGCGAGGCCGCGCTCGCCAAGGCCGCCGAATTCGTGCCCGACATCGTCGTGCTCGACCTCATGCTGCCGGGGATCGACGGGTTCACCGTGCTGGACAAGCTCCGTGAGGCCGGGACGGCGGTGCCCGTGGTCTTCCTCACCGCGAAGGACGCGACGGCCGACCGTGTCGCCGGGCTCACCCGGGGCGGCGACGACTACCTCGTCAAGCCGTTCTCCGTCGAGGAACTGATGGCGCGGCTGCGTGCGGTCCTGCGGCGCAGCACCAGCCAGTCCAGGGCGGCCGCGGTACTGCGGGTCGGCGACCTGACCCTGAACGAGGACACCCGCGAGGTCGCCCGCGACGGGAAACCCGCGGAGCTGACGCCGACCGAATACGAACTGCTGCGTTATCTCATGCGGCGTTCGCCTTCGGTGCTGACCAAGGCGCAGATCCTCGATCACGTCTGGGAGTACGACTTCGGCGGCCGGTCCAATGTGGTCGAACTCGTCATCTCGCATCTGCGCCGCAAACTCGACGACGGCGGCGAACCGCTGATCCACACCGTGCGCGGCGTCGGCTACGTCGTCCGGCAGGCGGCGAGATGA
- a CDS encoding ferredoxin reductase family protein — translation MTQTAVKPRPAIRPRIAARAGLLTFIGANVAAVTLLFFAAGPSDNVLISIGRLAGLYGALAMAFQLLLVARLPWLDRRLGMDRLTVWHRWTGFSLLWTLLAHFVFILFGYAQVEDNGVVDEFVTMVTKLEGILRAVVAFALILLVGAVSARFARRRLAYETWHFIHLYTYAAVVLAFSHQIALGGSFASSPGAQAYWWAMWGVALGSVVAGRVILPLARNLRHQLKVVAVVPESHDTVSVYMTGKHLDKMPAKAGQFFLWRFMTRDRWWQANPFSLSAAPDGRTLRLTAKAAGDGSASLRSLKVGTRVFAEGPYGAFTTMHQQKPDALLVAGGVGITPIRALLEEISGHVVVLYRVRTQHDAVLLPELMGLARARGAVVRVLSGPSDLAGPHGPILGAHSLRRMVPDVRNRDVFVCGPPGMTSATLRSLRELQVPAGQVHAERFSLAA, via the coding sequence ATGACGCAGACCGCCGTGAAACCGCGCCCGGCGATCCGTCCCAGGATCGCCGCACGCGCCGGGCTCTTGACCTTCATCGGGGCCAACGTGGCCGCCGTGACCCTGCTCTTCTTCGCCGCCGGGCCGTCGGACAACGTCCTCATCAGCATCGGCAGGCTGGCCGGGCTCTACGGGGCGCTGGCGATGGCGTTCCAGCTGCTGCTGGTCGCCCGGCTGCCGTGGCTCGACCGCCGCCTCGGCATGGACCGGCTCACCGTCTGGCACCGCTGGACCGGGTTCAGCCTCCTGTGGACGCTGCTCGCGCACTTCGTCTTCATCCTCTTCGGTTACGCGCAGGTCGAGGACAACGGCGTGGTGGACGAGTTCGTCACGATGGTGACCAAACTGGAGGGGATCCTGCGCGCGGTCGTCGCGTTCGCGCTGATCCTGCTCGTCGGCGCCGTTTCCGCGCGCTTCGCCCGCCGCCGTCTGGCGTACGAGACCTGGCACTTCATCCACCTCTACACCTACGCCGCGGTCGTTCTGGCGTTCAGCCATCAGATCGCGCTGGGCGGATCGTTCGCGTCCTCGCCGGGCGCGCAGGCCTATTGGTGGGCGATGTGGGGCGTCGCGCTGGGCTCCGTGGTCGCCGGCCGCGTGATTCTGCCACTGGCGCGGAACCTGCGTCACCAGTTGAAGGTCGTCGCCGTGGTCCCCGAATCCCACGACACCGTGTCGGTGTACATGACCGGCAAGCACCTCGACAAGATGCCCGCGAAGGCGGGCCAGTTCTTCCTGTGGCGCTTCATGACCAGGGATCGCTGGTGGCAGGCCAATCCGTTCTCGCTGTCGGCCGCGCCGGACGGCCGCACCCTGCGGCTGACCGCGAAGGCGGCCGGTGACGGCAGCGCGTCCTTGCGATCGCTGAAGGTCGGCACCCGGGTGTTCGCCGAAGGACCGTACGGCGCGTTCACCACGATGCACCAACAGAAACCGGACGCGCTGCTGGTCGCCGGCGGTGTCGGGATCACGCCGATCCGCGCGCTGCTGGAGGAGATCTCCGGGCACGTCGTGGTGCTCTACCGCGTCCGCACCCAGCACGACGCGGTGCTGCTGCCGGAGCTGATGGGGCTGGCGCGGGCACGCGGCGCCGTCGTCCGGGTCCTCAGTGGACCGTCCGATCTGGCCGGTCCGCACGGTCCGATTCTCGGCGCGCACAGCCTGCGGCGGATGGTGCCGGACGTCCGGAACCGGGACGTGTTCGTGTGCGGCCCGCCCGGGATGACCTCGGCGACGCTGCGCAGCCTGCGGGAGTTGCAGGTACCCGCCGGTCAGGTCCACGCCGAACGTTTCAGTCTCGCCGCCTGA
- a CDS encoding FMN-binding protein: protein MKKTIVAATVALSPFGFLGVWLYEPGPLGSETVAVAAPAPAPSTVSSSDGGASEGSERTVDGSVESNRYGTVQVQLVISAEDKIADVRLLRRPTSGRGVDAIPVLQQETLTAQSADIDTVSGATSTSESYVKSLQAALDAR, encoded by the coding sequence ATGAAGAAGACCATCGTCGCCGCCACGGTCGCCCTGTCGCCCTTCGGCTTCCTCGGTGTCTGGCTGTACGAACCGGGTCCGCTCGGTTCGGAGACCGTGGCCGTCGCCGCACCGGCGCCCGCGCCGTCCACCGTGTCCTCTTCGGACGGTGGCGCCTCCGAAGGCTCCGAACGCACCGTCGACGGTTCGGTGGAGAGCAACCGGTACGGCACCGTCCAGGTGCAACTGGTGATCTCGGCCGAAGACAAGATCGCCGACGTCCGGCTGCTGCGGCGGCCGACCAGCGGGCGCGGGGTCGACGCGATCCCGGTGCTCCAGCAGGAAACGCTGACCGCGCAGAGCGCCGACATCGACACCGTCTCCGGGGCGACTTCGACGAGCGAGTCGTACGTCAAATCGCTGCAGGCGGCGCTGGACGCCAGATGA
- a CDS encoding FAD:protein FMN transferase, producing the protein MNRVEQVMGLPVSVDVRAGGALVDHAIDGVFGWLREVDARFSPFRADSEVCRYDRGELAPSQLSDDLLEVLSLCDHYERLSGGAFTARLPGRRLDPNAVVKGWAVQRAASLLLAEGLDVFCVNAGGDVVTAGEPEPGRAWRVGIRHPERPNAICAVVESSDGAVATSAEYERGAHILDGRTGRPATGLLSVTVTADDLVTADSLATAAFAMGTEGIAWVASQPGCQVLVIDAERQVHRSPGLRLA; encoded by the coding sequence ATGAACCGCGTCGAGCAGGTGATGGGGCTGCCGGTCTCGGTCGACGTCCGGGCGGGCGGCGCCCTCGTCGACCACGCGATCGACGGCGTCTTCGGCTGGCTGCGGGAGGTCGACGCCCGGTTCAGCCCGTTCAGGGCCGACAGCGAGGTCTGCCGCTACGACCGCGGCGAACTCGCCCCTTCCCAGCTGAGCGACGACCTGCTCGAGGTGCTTTCGCTGTGCGATCACTACGAACGGCTGTCCGGCGGGGCGTTCACCGCGCGGCTCCCCGGACGGCGGCTCGACCCGAACGCGGTGGTCAAGGGCTGGGCGGTGCAGCGGGCGGCATCACTGCTGCTGGCCGAGGGCCTGGACGTCTTCTGCGTCAACGCCGGCGGGGACGTGGTCACCGCGGGCGAACCCGAACCCGGCCGCGCCTGGCGGGTCGGCATCCGGCATCCCGAACGGCCGAACGCGATCTGCGCCGTGGTGGAGTCGTCCGATGGTGCCGTCGCGACGTCGGCGGAGTACGAGCGCGGGGCGCACATCCTGGACGGGCGGACCGGGCGCCCGGCGACCGGGCTGCTGAGCGTCACGGTCACCGCCGACGACCTCGTCACGGCGGATTCCCTGGCCACGGCCGCTTTCGCGATGGGAACCGAGGGAATCGCCTGGGTCGCTTCGCAGCCGGGGTGCCAGGTGCTGGTCATCGACGCGGAACGGCAGGTGCACCGGTCGCCGGGGCTGCGGCTGGCTTGA
- a CDS encoding VOC family protein — translation MTSVVQNFFFDCADAYELGRFWSGVVGKPMAEDDVPGDPEAIIVLDNGVTLFFGQVPEPKTVKNRIHLCLEPDIPRDEEVERVLALGATLLHDRRNPDGTGWAVLGDPEGNEFCVLRSAAEKAATS, via the coding sequence ATGACCTCTGTCGTACAGAATTTCTTCTTCGACTGCGCCGACGCCTACGAACTGGGCCGGTTCTGGAGTGGCGTCGTCGGCAAGCCGATGGCCGAGGACGACGTGCCCGGCGATCCCGAGGCGATCATCGTGCTGGACAACGGCGTGACCCTGTTCTTCGGGCAGGTCCCCGAGCCCAAGACGGTGAAGAACCGGATCCATCTCTGCCTGGAGCCCGACATCCCGCGCGACGAAGAGGTGGAACGCGTGCTGGCGCTGGGCGCGACCCTGCTGCACGACCGGCGCAATCCGGACGGCACCGGCTGGGCCGTGCTGGGCGATCCCGAGGGCAACGAATTCTGCGTGCTGCGCAGCGCCGCCGAGAAGGCCGCGACCTCGTGA